Proteins from a single region of Fimbriimonadales bacterium:
- a CDS encoding DUF6754 domain-containing protein codes for MRSFFGFTALIAMFFMHGCVAKSFPDESAYLQQRPIELVADAEKGHTIEEVDGARWVKWTLESGQIVLDLLTTRDGRVFIERTIPFDSDAEAMDFIKTERDKTKPSENPISEYRKKRSEELNGAQGTFIAPTPGGHLYGWTLPDGSGVLDTLVSDGRGGVTIAQSQSFTDARQMMQQLPEESPNWIDWKQKRAQSLNAQLDWGELIGPWSVFGWKLSSGEYVMDVTEYHIEGIRVHYSRRFPDLQSMVNYVQHAAKEPNTSWRPFLQYSKLGWLLVLTMIGVGAGVLFNIARAQRAKGLSIRRIAGLDQIDEAVGRATETARPVLMVPGIGALDGISVQALTIFASVVRTAVRFATPIRLLTAHAGVYGVAQEIVRDVYLSEGAPERFDPDSVRFVSDRQFAFASGVAGTIQRERVAAAFLMGEFFAESLIIAENANIVGAIQVASSTQTTQTPFFIAACDYVLLGDEFYAASAYLGRVPVLLGSLVGVDWAKMAFMAFVVIAVVWHSIQTLTPVKIENLSPEMRTQYERLNQKYIDWRTEAFFVKITREERQ; via the coding sequence ATGCGCTCCTTTTTCGGATTCACGGCACTCATAGCCATGTTTTTTATGCATGGCTGTGTTGCTAAAAGTTTCCCTGACGAATCCGCTTATCTCCAACAGCGTCCCATCGAACTCGTAGCAGACGCAGAAAAGGGGCATACAATCGAAGAGGTGGATGGGGCGAGGTGGGTGAAATGGACATTGGAATCCGGTCAAATCGTTCTCGATTTGCTCACGACTCGGGATGGGCGAGTTTTTATCGAACGAACCATTCCCTTCGACAGCGATGCGGAGGCGATGGACTTTATCAAAACGGAAAGGGATAAGACAAAGCCTTCGGAAAATCCCATTTCGGAATATCGAAAGAAACGTTCGGAAGAACTCAACGGAGCGCAAGGGACTTTCATCGCGCCGACACCGGGGGGGCATTTGTATGGCTGGACTCTTCCTGACGGTAGCGGAGTGCTCGACACCTTAGTCTCCGATGGACGGGGGGGCGTTACCATCGCACAAAGCCAAAGCTTCACTGACGCAAGGCAAATGATGCAACAACTGCCAGAGGAAAGTCCGAACTGGATCGATTGGAAGCAAAAACGCGCGCAAAGTTTGAATGCTCAATTAGATTGGGGAGAACTTATCGGACCCTGGAGCGTATTCGGTTGGAAATTGTCTTCGGGGGAATACGTTATGGATGTTACGGAATATCACATCGAAGGGATTCGCGTTCACTATTCCCGAAGATTTCCCGATTTACAGTCCATGGTGAATTATGTTCAACATGCCGCCAAAGAACCAAACACGAGTTGGAGACCCTTTCTGCAATATTCGAAATTAGGATGGTTGCTCGTGTTAACGATGATAGGTGTCGGAGCGGGGGTTCTCTTCAACATCGCACGTGCACAAAGAGCGAAAGGGCTTAGCATTCGTCGCATTGCAGGATTAGACCAAATTGACGAAGCGGTGGGGCGTGCAACAGAAACGGCTCGCCCTGTCTTGATGGTTCCAGGAATAGGTGCGTTAGACGGAATTTCTGTACAGGCTCTTACGATTTTCGCATCGGTAGTTCGTACTGCAGTGCGTTTTGCGACCCCGATTCGTTTGCTTACCGCTCATGCAGGTGTTTATGGTGTAGCACAGGAAATCGTTCGAGACGTTTATTTGAGCGAAGGCGCACCGGAAAGATTCGACCCGGATAGTGTGCGTTTCGTCAGCGACCGTCAGTTCGCATTCGCTTCGGGCGTTGCCGGAACAATTCAAAGAGAACGTGTCGCAGCAGCATTCTTGATGGGAGAGTTTTTCGCAGAATCACTCATCATCGCAGAAAATGCGAACATCGTCGGCGCAATTCAGGTTGCATCTTCGACGCAAACGACACAAACGCCTTTCTTCATCGCAGCGTGCGATTACGTTTTGTTGGGAGATGAATTTTATGCAGCAAGCGCATACTTGGGTCGTGTACCCGTTCTTTTAGGAAGTTTAGTGGGAGTGGATTGGGCGAAGATGGCTTTCATGGCATTCGTCGTGATTGCAGTGGTTTGGCATTCCATTCAAACGCTGACTCCGGTGAAGATAGAAAATCTATCCCCTGAAATGCGCACGCAATACGAACGTTTGAACCAAAAATACATAGACTGGAGAACAGAAGCGTTTTTCGTAAAAATCACAAGAGAGGAGAGGCAATAA
- a CDS encoding ribose-phosphate pyrophosphokinase — protein sequence METKAYQASEEIVTKEITHPEDLSLLKLFTGNANPELARKIAEYLGIQMGKISCSRFSDGEIKVQVNESARGCDVFIIQPTCAPANDNIMELLIMLDAFRRASAKRVTVVLSYYGYARQDKKIKPREPVTARLIADLITLAGAHRVLTCDLHAEQIQGFFSVPVDHLYMGPTIGRYLISQGFAEQDTVVVSPDVGGVPRARMLANQLAKPLAIIAKRRPEPGKVDVMEIIGEVKGKIAVMIDDIIDTGGSVIRGTEALLTRGAKEVVATCTHAVFSGECPHLLEKAPISQVICSDTVPIPEEKRFSKLTVLSAAPLLAEAIRRIHLDQSVSSMFDDWR from the coding sequence ATGGAGACAAAAGCGTACCAAGCGAGCGAAGAAATCGTGACGAAAGAAATCACTCATCCTGAGGATTTATCTCTTTTGAAATTGTTCACGGGAAATGCGAACCCAGAATTAGCGAGAAAAATCGCAGAGTATCTGGGCATTCAAATGGGAAAGATATCCTGTTCTCGTTTCAGCGACGGGGAAATCAAGGTGCAGGTAAACGAAAGCGCGAGAGGATGCGATGTTTTTATCATTCAGCCCACTTGCGCTCCTGCGAACGATAACATCATGGAACTCCTGATCATGCTCGATGCTTTTCGAAGGGCATCGGCAAAAAGAGTTACCGTCGTTCTTTCCTATTACGGATATGCGCGACAGGATAAGAAAATCAAGCCGCGCGAGCCGGTCACTGCGCGATTGATTGCCGATTTGATTACACTCGCCGGTGCACATCGCGTATTGACTTGTGATTTGCATGCAGAACAAATTCAAGGATTCTTTTCCGTACCCGTAGACCACCTTTATATGGGTCCTACGATTGGGCGTTATTTGATAAGTCAAGGATTTGCGGAGCAAGACACCGTTGTGGTTTCACCGGACGTAGGGGGGGTTCCCCGCGCGAGGATGTTAGCGAACCAACTTGCGAAACCGCTCGCGATTATCGCAAAACGAAGACCCGAGCCCGGGAAAGTGGATGTCATGGAAATCATCGGCGAGGTCAAAGGCAAAATCGCAGTGATGATAGACGACATCATCGATACGGGGGGGTCGGTTATACGCGGCACAGAAGCGCTCTTAACGAGAGGAGCGAAAGAGGTAGTCGCTACGTGTACACACGCTGTATTCAGCGGAGAATGTCCGCATCTTTTAGAAAAGGCGCCTATCTCGCAAGTAATTTGCTCCGATACCGTGCCTATTCCCGAAGAGAAGCGATTTTCAAAACTCACGGTTCTCTCTGCTGCTCCGCTTTTGGCGGAGGCGATTCGCAGAATCCATCTCGACCAATCCGTGAGTAGCATGTTCGATGATTGGCGGTAG
- the glmU gene encoding bifunctional UDP-N-acetylglucosamine diphosphorylase/glucosamine-1-phosphate N-acetyltransferase GlmU gives MLAAGKGTRMKSETPKALFPICGVPMAELVGRAMREAGVKKPVMVVGQFVEQAREALGKNYIYAIQKKQLGTADACRTGLEALGDYNGYVLVASADTPLVTKEVFSTLFSKAKESKAICALATCEMSDPTGYGRIVRDDSGYLKRIVEEADAAREEKKISEVCTSVYVFDAKSLRNALSKLRPSKKGEFYLTDVIELFSERGNCIVVKFADSKTFLGVNTRWHLAEAEKILRMQILQRHAQEGVTIRDPHTTYIHFDVRIGKDTNIEPMTFLEGKTRIGERCQIGPCTKIKDCSIADECSVLLSHLQEAVIGKGTRVGPFANVRTGTKIGENARIGNFVEVKNSEIGKNASIAHLSYIGDSTVGESANVGAGTITCNFDGFQKNRTVIGAGAFIGSNTTLIAPVTIGDRAITGAGSVINEDVPPDALAIGRAKQINKENWAKEWRQKRTKRAKKS, from the coding sequence GTGCTCGCCGCGGGTAAAGGCACCCGAATGAAGTCGGAAACGCCGAAAGCGCTTTTTCCGATTTGTGGGGTGCCGATGGCGGAATTGGTCGGGCGCGCTATGAGGGAAGCGGGAGTGAAAAAGCCGGTTATGGTCGTCGGGCAGTTCGTAGAACAAGCTCGCGAAGCCTTAGGGAAAAACTACATTTATGCCATTCAAAAAAAACAACTGGGCACAGCGGATGCATGCAGAACGGGTTTGGAGGCATTAGGCGATTACAATGGATATGTCTTAGTCGCATCCGCCGACACTCCGCTCGTCACGAAAGAGGTTTTCTCGACGCTTTTTTCTAAAGCGAAAGAATCGAAGGCAATCTGTGCGCTCGCCACATGTGAAATGAGCGACCCTACCGGCTATGGCCGCATCGTTCGCGACGATAGTGGGTATCTAAAACGAATCGTCGAGGAAGCAGACGCCGCACGCGAAGAAAAAAAGATTTCGGAAGTCTGCACCTCCGTGTATGTGTTCGATGCCAAAAGTCTTCGTAATGCTCTTTCGAAACTTCGCCCGAGTAAAAAAGGCGAATTTTATCTAACGGATGTCATCGAGCTTTTCTCAGAAAGAGGAAATTGTATCGTTGTGAAATTCGCAGACAGCAAAACTTTTCTCGGAGTGAACACGCGTTGGCACTTGGCAGAGGCGGAAAAAATCTTGAGAATGCAAATTTTGCAAAGACACGCTCAAGAAGGCGTAACGATTCGAGACCCGCATACTACTTATATACATTTCGACGTTCGAATCGGTAAAGACACGAACATCGAGCCGATGACTTTTCTCGAGGGAAAAACCAGAATCGGAGAGCGTTGCCAAATCGGACCATGCACGAAAATCAAAGATTGCTCCATTGCAGACGAATGCAGTGTGCTTTTAAGCCATTTGCAAGAGGCGGTTATCGGAAAGGGTACGAGGGTGGGTCCTTTTGCTAACGTCCGCACGGGTACGAAAATTGGCGAAAACGCGCGAATCGGAAACTTCGTGGAGGTGAAAAACTCGGAAATCGGGAAAAACGCGTCCATCGCTCATTTAAGTTATATCGGTGACAGCACGGTCGGGGAATCGGCGAACGTAGGGGCAGGTACTATCACGTGCAATTTCGATGGATTTCAAAAAAATCGAACCGTGATTGGCGCAGGAGCGTTCATCGGCTCCAACACGACGCTCATCGCACCAGTTACAATAGGAGACCGAGCGATTACCGGAGCGGGAAGCGTGATCAACGAAGACGTTCCACCTGACGCGCTGGCAATCGGAAGAGCAAAACAAATCAATAAGGAAAACTGGGCTAAAGAATGGAGACAAAAGCGTACCAAGCGAGCGAAGAAATCGTGA
- a CDS encoding RHS repeat-associated core domain-containing protein codes for MKTVEQNGQVLRTYNWNKKDRLNSIVYNGGATNNFAYNGVNARIYKQDNTGTYNFKRSGIGVTAPVLSDSAAQYLPGISESRGGVSKFMHSGIKNANMQTDSIQFIAATQRYDAFGNCIAYTGSWSGPFGYGGHFGYQTDSDSGLLLLGHRYYDPSIGRFISRDIAKDGRNWYVYCRNNPIVSADPAGLLVARPYPETYPDLYAFIRWLLDLFPFLDFELRIENGQPSKDYFPTPQQFMGKRFLKESLKLLPKGVSAVLGTGMTLLDAGLVLGKGIGAVGGWVKRVRAGYREDFEQAGKSWEDQWKIRYWIPLINPCKGEIYL; via the coding sequence ATGAAAACGGTAGAGCAGAATGGGCAGGTATTGAGGACGTATAACTGGAATAAAAAAGACAGGCTCAATTCTATCGTTTACAACGGGGGGGCGACGAATAACTTTGCTTATAACGGTGTCAATGCAAGGATTTATAAACAGGATAATACAGGAACTTACAATTTCAAACGCTCAGGCATCGGGGTAACGGCTCCTGTTCTTTCCGACAGCGCGGCGCAGTATCTGCCTGGGATTTCCGAGAGCAGGGGTGGTGTATCGAAGTTCATGCATTCGGGAATCAAAAACGCAAATATGCAGACGGATTCCATTCAATTCATCGCGGCAACCCAGCGTTACGACGCTTTCGGCAACTGTATTGCATATACTGGAAGTTGGAGCGGGCCTTTTGGATACGGGGGGCATTTTGGTTATCAGACGGATTCGGATTCCGGGTTGTTGCTTTTAGGTCATCGCTATTACGACCCGAGCATCGGGCGTTTTATAAGCCGTGACATCGCAAAAGATGGAAGAAATTGGTATGTGTATTGTCGGAATAATCCTATCGTAAGTGCTGATCCTGCTGGTTTGCTTGTTGCGCGTCCTTATCCTGAAACGTATCCTGATCTATACGCTTTTATTCGTTGGCTCTTGGATTTGTTTCCTTTTCTTGATTTTGAACTTCGAATTGAAAATGGTCAACCATCAAAAGATTATTTCCCGACTCCTCAACAATTTATGGGAAAGAGATTCTTAAAAGAATCACTTAAGCTTTTACCGAAGGGGGTTTCAGCAGTTCTCGGCACAGGTATGACTTTACTGGACGCAGGACTTGTTTTGGGGAAGGGTATTGGTGCAGTCGGTGGTTGGGTCAAACGGGTTCGAGCAGGTTATCGTGAAGATTTCGAGCAAGCAGGCAAATCTTGGGAAGACCAATGGAAAATTCGTTATTGGATACCTTTGATTAATCCATGTAAGGGAGAAATCTATTTATGA